Proteins from a genomic interval of Gammaproteobacteria bacterium:
- a CDS encoding M14 family zinc carboxypeptidase, with translation MHQSPRGLREPGSGMREPGAMRESGGERADPALILGARPASPDDGLRIGTSRGGCPIHAFRFGSGPLRVSLLGGCHADEPVGPALLARLCGWLGGLAPDHPMLERFEWWIVPHVNPDGAARNRAWQAGGLDFELGEYLAHVVRELPGDDIEFGFPADADDRGARPENRAASAWWASAGGAFDLHVSLHGMGFSSGPWFLIDPHWIDRTARLRARCREVVRDMGYRLHDVEREGEKGFVRIAPGFCTRPNHNAMREHFVELRDEATAGRFRPSSMEAVRSLGGDTLTLVTEMPLFITPGVGETLGPPDPAAARWKTRIDGWRAELAAGRAAPAEVTREGARLGIRPMPVADQMKLQWTLVEAGLETVAARARA, from the coding sequence ATGCACCAATCCCCGAGGGGCCTGCGCGAGCCCGGCAGCGGCATGAGGGAACCCGGAGCCATGCGCGAGTCCGGCGGCGAGCGCGCGGATCCGGCCCTCATCCTCGGGGCACGTCCTGCGAGTCCCGATGACGGCCTGCGCATCGGCACTTCCAGAGGCGGATGCCCCATCCACGCCTTCCGATTCGGCTCCGGGCCGCTGCGCGTGAGTCTCCTCGGGGGATGCCATGCCGACGAGCCCGTGGGGCCGGCGCTCCTCGCCAGGCTGTGCGGATGGCTGGGCGGGCTGGCTCCGGATCATCCGATGCTTGAGCGCTTCGAGTGGTGGATCGTGCCGCATGTGAATCCCGACGGAGCGGCGCGCAATCGCGCGTGGCAGGCCGGCGGGCTCGACTTCGAGTTGGGCGAGTACCTGGCGCACGTCGTGCGCGAACTCCCCGGGGACGACATCGAGTTCGGCTTTCCCGCGGACGCGGATGACAGGGGTGCGAGGCCCGAGAACCGGGCGGCCAGCGCGTGGTGGGCCAGCGCGGGCGGCGCATTCGATCTGCATGTCTCGCTGCACGGGATGGGGTTCTCGTCGGGACCCTGGTTCCTCATCGATCCGCACTGGATCGACCGGACCGCGCGCCTGCGTGCCCGCTGCAGGGAGGTGGTGCGCGACATGGGATACCGCCTCCACGACGTGGAGCGGGAAGGGGAGAAGGGCTTCGTGCGCATCGCCCCCGGCTTCTGCACGCGCCCGAACCACAACGCCATGCGCGAGCACTTCGTGGAGCTCAGGGACGAGGCCACGGCGGGACGCTTCCGCCCCAGCTCTATGGAGGCGGTGCGCTCGCTGGGGGGCGACACCCTCACGCTGGTAACGGAGATGCCGCTGTTCATCACACCGGGGGTCGGGGAGACGCTCGGTCCTCCGGATCCGGCGGCGGCTCGCTGGAAGACCCGCATCGACGGATGGAGGGCGGAGCTGGCTGCCGGCCGCGCGGCGCCCGCCGAGGTAACCCGCGAGGGTGCGCGGCTGGGGATCCGGCCCATGCCTGTGGCAGACCAGATGAAGCTGCAGTGGACGCTCGTGGAGGCTGGGCTCGAGACGGTCGCCGCCCGGGCGCGCGCGTGA
- a CDS encoding S9 family peptidase — MFGLPHASLHDSAPPVHTAKVVAASLALIAGLASPLMAQERGFQPTDYYRIVGVSEPAMSPTGAYVAFTVTRVIEDENRRHREVWLQPLSGGRPDGEAIRFSDPTSEASGPRWSPDGRLLSFRSSRGDDPNPIWFLRVDGPGGEAFHIEGVEGSPVWSPDGSSIAFTRAPDEDGGDDDDGNRQIAPDAVTGTLDAERFDGHVITAMRYKRDGVHPLLAHYSLRDKTQLFVVSADGGTARQLTDLEFDVGGVAWSSDGRRIYFTGNERQDDEYNSENTGDIWSVAVTGGSVRRLTTNPGSESAPALSPDGGSIAYLSSPARGEQSDLMVREVGPDGSMRGLAVNLTAGWDLQPGAPSWSEDGSELRFSAGIGGNSHLFAVPAAGGEIRQVTAGDRRLSGFSFTADDGVMAFTATDPVTPAELYVAAGDGSTEQKATGFNDGWLSEITLMPAERIAWMMDDSIEVEGWVVRPVDEVPGRSYPMVLKIHGGPHSAYGNTFFPTFHVLSAAGLYVLYTNPRGSSGYGHAFQYATLEQWGIVDREDYLAGVDATLAAYPAIDPERLGVSGGSYGGFMSNWLTATTDRFAASASSRSITNWESWWGTSDAQGLTEYEFGGTPWEERDLYRRLSPISYVENVTAPTLLIHSEQDWRTPMPDAEQWFMSLKKLRVPVELVRYPRSSHGLSRTGEPWLLVDRLERIRSWMVHWLIDEEETVTSQPR, encoded by the coding sequence ATGTTCGGCCTGCCCCATGCATCGCTACACGATAGCGCACCACCTGTCCATACCGCGAAAGTGGTGGCGGCGAGCCTGGCCCTGATCGCCGGGCTCGCATCGCCGCTGATGGCGCAGGAGCGCGGCTTCCAACCCACGGACTACTACCGCATCGTGGGCGTGTCCGAGCCGGCGATGTCGCCGACCGGCGCGTACGTCGCCTTCACGGTCACGCGCGTGATCGAGGACGAGAACCGGCGCCACCGCGAGGTGTGGCTGCAGCCTCTCTCGGGCGGCAGGCCCGACGGCGAAGCGATCCGCTTCTCCGATCCCACCTCCGAAGCCAGCGGGCCGCGCTGGTCGCCGGACGGCCGCCTGCTCTCGTTCCGCTCGAGCCGGGGCGACGACCCCAACCCCATCTGGTTCCTGCGTGTGGACGGTCCCGGCGGGGAGGCTTTCCACATCGAGGGCGTGGAAGGCTCGCCGGTATGGTCGCCCGACGGGAGCAGCATCGCCTTCACCCGCGCCCCGGATGAGGACGGCGGGGACGACGACGACGGCAACCGCCAGATCGCGCCCGACGCGGTTACCGGCACGCTGGATGCGGAGCGCTTCGATGGCCACGTGATCACGGCCATGCGCTACAAGCGCGACGGAGTGCATCCCCTGCTCGCGCACTACTCGTTGCGCGACAAGACCCAGTTGTTCGTAGTGTCCGCCGACGGCGGCACCGCGCGCCAGCTCACCGACCTCGAGTTCGACGTGGGTGGGGTAGCCTGGTCTTCGGATGGCCGGCGCATCTATTTCACCGGCAACGAACGCCAGGACGACGAATACAACTCCGAGAACACGGGCGACATCTGGTCGGTGGCGGTGACGGGCGGGTCGGTTCGCCGCCTCACCACCAACCCCGGCAGCGAGTCGGCGCCCGCGCTTTCGCCGGACGGCGGCTCCATCGCCTACCTGTCCAGCCCCGCGCGCGGCGAGCAGTCCGACCTCATGGTGCGCGAAGTGGGGCCGGACGGCAGCATGCGCGGCCTTGCCGTCAACCTCACCGCGGGCTGGGATCTGCAGCCGGGAGCGCCCTCCTGGTCGGAGGATGGCAGCGAGCTCCGCTTCTCCGCCGGGATCGGGGGCAATTCCCACCTGTTCGCCGTTCCGGCGGCCGGAGGTGAGATCCGGCAGGTCACCGCGGGCGACCGCAGGCTGTCGGGCTTCTCGTTTACCGCCGACGACGGCGTGATGGCGTTCACCGCCACCGATCCGGTGACCCCGGCCGAGCTCTACGTGGCGGCCGGCGACGGCTCCACCGAGCAGAAGGCGACCGGCTTCAACGACGGCTGGCTCTCCGAAATCACGCTGATGCCCGCCGAGCGCATCGCATGGATGATGGACGACAGCATCGAGGTCGAGGGCTGGGTGGTGCGGCCGGTGGACGAGGTTCCGGGCCGCAGCTACCCGATGGTGCTCAAGATCCACGGCGGGCCGCACAGCGCCTACGGCAATACCTTCTTCCCGACCTTCCATGTGCTCTCCGCCGCGGGGCTCTACGTCCTCTACACCAACCCGCGCGGTTCCTCCGGCTACGGGCACGCCTTCCAGTACGCCACCCTCGAGCAGTGGGGCATCGTCGACCGCGAGGACTACCTCGCCGGCGTTGACGCCACGCTCGCGGCCTATCCCGCCATCGACCCCGAGCGCCTGGGCGTCTCGGGCGGGAGCTACGGCGGCTTCATGTCCAACTGGCTGACCGCCACCACCGACCGTTTCGCCGCCTCCGCCTCGAGCCGCTCGATCACCAACTGGGAGAGCTGGTGGGGCACCTCGGACGCCCAGGGGCTCACGGAGTACGAGTTCGGCGGCACCCCGTGGGAGGAGCGGGACCTGTACAGGCGCCTGTCGCCCATCTCCTATGTCGAGAACGTGACCGCACCCACCCTGCTCATCCACTCCGAGCAGGACTGGCGCACTCCGATGCCCGACGCCGAGCAGTGGTTCATGTCGCTCAAGAAGCTGCGCGTTCCCGTCGAGCTGGTGCGCTATCCCCGGTCCAGCCACGGTCTCTCGCGCACGGGCGAGCCCTGGCTGCTGGTGGACCGGCTGGAGCGCATCCGCAGTTGGATGGTGCACTGGCTGATCGACGAGGAGGAGACCGTTACGAGCCAGCCCCGGTAG